TTTTGACTTGCTTTTGGTAGCCTACTTTTATAGACAATTTTGCATATTATGGCAAGGTGTCAAATTTAGATTAACTTGATTTAGCTATGCAATTAGCTTGTAACGACCTtctataatataaataacaCCCTCGCAATTATTGTTTAGGTTGGCAAAGGCTACGAGTTAGGCTAAGGAGTGTTGGTAAGGTTTGTGCTATGACACTCTTGGTTTAGAGAGTGTTGTGATGACGCTGTGTATACTTTGATTTATGAATAAGGTTGGACGGGTTAGTTCGTAAAAGCTTGTGTTCCTTTGCTTGTTTGCATAACTAAAAAGATAAACACTCATGTTAGAGTGTGGGTGGGTGAGGTTGCCTACCTTCGGGTTGAGGGTAGGCTATAGGTGACACTATTGACTTTTTCCACAAGAGCGAGCCCCTAACATTACCATGGTAGGATCCATGTTGACTcttatgggcaaattataccatggactaagATCTacattgcattgtggaccctggtccaaaataaccttcagattatGTGTTCTTAGTTGACATATTCCGTACATGtagttaacagtttatgtgcatgtaaataaattgaatgcacataacatattaactaaaaacacataatatgttaactataaatacattatatattaattgtatatacataatttttggaccagcgtataattgtatataaataatttttggacCAGCGTTCACAATACAAGATAAACCTTGGTCACAGTATAACAATTGTACTATGGGGAGGAAAGGATTTATGAACAAGGAAAGGCTTTGTTATTATTGAAAGCAATCAAAGCATAGGGGCTGGAaagaaaatatttgagaaaCTACTTAACTACCCAGTCAGTCTACGGTCTCCCTCGTTTATTGCTAAATCCTTTGAACTCTCTGGTTGAACGTTGTTGTACCTGAAACAACTACAGATTCTTTCCttctgtgtattttttttttaaagaaataaaacgaTGATTTTTTTAACTGATTGTTCTTCAATCAAATCGATTGCCCTTCACATTTCAAGACTTCGCCCCAAAAACTGGAGTGTGGCAGATCACAACCCTTCAAGATTTGTAGTGAATAGAAGCTAAGAATGACGAAGAAGAAAAGGGTTCATTTCCTACTCGCCATTGTCGCCATCTACGGTCTCAGCACCGCCGGTAAACACCTTTGTTTCCATCTTGTCAAATTCTGGTTTATACGTATTATTtgattggagaaaaaaaaactcgAGCTTTTTCTTATTTAAATGTTACCGAGTTGTTCGTTGGATTTCTTTATCGGATAGAATGGCTTTTGATGTCTCAGTACAACGTTGGAGCTTTGGGCTCGgattatttttgttgatttatttgGACTTTTTGAGGGGAAAAATCCAATCTTTTGCAATTTCATTGATTATAGAAGCTTTAAGCTGTGGATAAAGGTAGAGGACAAGGAATTTGGGGTAAGTTGTATGTTTGCAGTCGAAATGTTGAAATAATTTTACTTAGATTGGTGATCCAAGGTCCTTACAAGGTGATGAGTTCGAATCCTAGCCCCTTAGTTTGAGCCCGTCTGGGCAACTTAATCTGTTTTACCTTATTTTGGCCTTTTTACTGGCTAGGGTCGCAAGACAGGGTTTACCCAGTTCATACCCTTGGGTAGTGACTGCGGGTTTCCTTCGTCAACCAAAAAAGAATACTTCCTGCCCAAACATAATGAATAAACACTCAATCTCCATCTTAGCCACAAACTGTCAAAGTGGCACAACCAGGGAGGGTTGGCGTTGTAGCTATCTGGTTGGCCCTCCAAGGTATAGCATTCCGTGGCCAACTTTCCTTACTCCTTAGAGCATTGAGCATATTAGACTTCGGTTTCTTTCCAAAATCCTATAGGTACGCGTTGTAAGTGGGGTCCTTAGCCTTATGTGCCTTGCTAGTCAGTACCTCGTTCTCTTAGTTGGCCTTCACCCTACTGGCCACAAATCAGACATTAGTCAGTTCCAAGTGTCATCCTTGACCTTCACCGACTCTTTAGGTATCCAAACATCCATTCTTAAGTTTTCTCCATCTATTGCTGTATGGTTCTATAGAAAACTGTATCTCCATGTATCAAAATCACGGCACAAGTAATATTTCCACAGGCATGGTACTACCACATAAACCACACATAGTATTCCTCTAAACCAGGCCCTGTTCCTCCTAAGACCATATATGTGCTGATGTCCAAACAGCATGCATAGTGCTCACAGCACCCTCTCTTAGCCTAGGACTCTTGTAGTGGCGCAATCAAGTAAGATCTTAACTCTAGGGTTGTGACAACTAGTTCTACGACAATATGGATTTATGTGGTGTGCTTGTATGTAGTTCAAGGTCACTAAAGACTAGAAATGAACACAAGGTTGATATGATGAGATGCAGGATAGTGTAATTTGGATCAAGTTCTTATATTGGCGAGTTATTAAAAAGGAGCACAAACACTTGACACAAGTAGTGGAAGACCAAGCCTAGCAAGCCAAACGAAGGATCCCTAGCATTATTTAATTGTGTACAATTAGGCTTGAAAGAGGAGGAAATTAATTGAAGAAGAAACTATCCAAGCAtggttagaacttagaaggCCCAAGGCCATGATTTGGTCGCCACTTGCCAAATTGGGAGAGTTTAGACCCACCCACCActttatcaatttaaataaatagtTTGCATAGGCATTCGGTATTTTAGCTATATTTCTCTCATACGGAGTCGGATTGAGGTGATTCAAAACTCTATGAAAAGCTAATAGAATCGTCTATAGCTTTCATATGCTTTGAGTTTTCAATGATTCAAAATATAACGAGGTCAAAACCTGGCTTGACGTTTCTAATCATGCACAATGGGCCATTATGTTAAATAACGACTTTGTTTCCAAAACTTGTATTATTTGTTGAATCTTCTAACTTATTAAAGAatgattttgtttcttttcaattttaccTTGAAACACTTGTCTCTCCCTATCAGTCTCGAGGGGATCTCTTGCTTGGATTGCTGGTACGTTACTTCTCCTTTGATTCATTCGAGACTAGGGTGTTCTTTACAAAGGTGTTGGATCCTTGGTAACCCTCCGTTCGATTCATGCCATAATCTCAGTGAGAATAaatattcttttgttttgtgGGAGGGGGTGTTAGGGGATGAGAAAGGAGCATGGATAGATTGGtttcaaaatatattgtttGCTATTCCTTATAATACATATTTATGAGGTCTTCCCTTGATTTTCTTACATTTGTTGGCCTTGCAACTGATTGGATGTTTATACTGTGGCCAAGAGACTTCTAATTGTTCCTTTCATCTCTTTTGTACCTTATGCCGTTGTAACAGCTGAAAAATGTCGAGAGATGGTTGGCAGAGAGGCTGCATCCAAAAGCGGGCAGTTTAGTATCATGAACTGTTTAGATGGTGGCACGGGAACCGTAGCATGCATAGTGAAGGAGGGCGTAAAGACTTACGTTTATAGCATCAAAAGCACGCACGTTGAGATAGCAAGCCATCTTGCAAAGGAAGGTGCTCTGGCCGAAGCTATATCTCAAGGGAAGACCGCCAAAGATGCAACTAAAGAAGCCCAGAAAGCGGCGGCAAAAGCAGCCAAAGTGGCAACGCGCCAAGCCGAGCATATTCTTGGCCCCATTGTCTCTTCGGGGTGGGATCTTTTCGAAGCATTTTACTTCGGGGGCACAATAGCGGAAGGGACCCTAAGATGCTCGGGTACATTGGTTGGCACGTATTTGGTCGGGTTTCTAGGCGAGAAGAGCTACGGAAGGGTTGGATACTTTGTTGGAAGCATGCTAGGTAGTTGGGGTGGAGGGAAGGTGGGTCTGATGATTTATGATTTGGTGAATGGAGTAGAATACATTCTTCAGAGCCTCCAGCTGAAGAAACCTCAACAACAACATTACCGGAGGCCAGCAGGACATGAAGAATTATAAACTAGCTTAGATGGTCTTAAAACATGCTTGCTATACctaagaaaaaacaaattattgcAGCTAAACTCAACTCaattgccaatgaccttgtggtctagtggcacccgattgcactcTCATGTGGAAGGGGGTGGGCTCGAGTCTCAATAGAGGCGCTGCtgtctttttgtgcttcagtaggttgaaactAACATTCAATATTGGGTggggtgcatttttttttaaatgccgTTTTTAGTCTCTAAGTTATAGAACAAGTATAAGTTAATTCCTAAttataataagttgtaaatttaacatttaattaGTTACAATAGTTATTATCATCAAAAATTTACACAAAAATCAATGATTCTATTTCAAAACactcataattctttacaatgttgtatctattttatactttttcaaaaaatttcagCTGAAAGAATCACTGTCTCACTATCAGATTTGATTTTGTGACCACTCATTTAGAATGGTACCAGATGTAACAttacactacatagtagttgggAACAAGGATTGTATTTATTTACCTTAAGAATTGAAAGatcatattttttaatgaaaaaaaaaatcaagggaTTAAAAGTGTACTTTTTAGAATTTGATTAAATTGATAAAGGTGTTAACGCAGATTAGttagatttaatttattgacTCTCAAGCCATTGATTTGATAACCTCATATTAATCTATGCATCAATTATTGGTCgtagtttttgttattttgttatttcattttcttttttttgggtttctatctttaaaatatttttggccAATATTCAATAACTCTCTTATGTTAGATTTTtgctttttcttctctttattatTTCCCTAATCTTTAAACTATATTCCTTTTCCATTATGATAAGCGTATAACAGTGTAAGGCAAATATAAGAAATTGCAAAAACTGAATACATAAAAACATTTCACATAAGATTGTTTCTAATAATGAAATTCTAACCCCATTAGCCCGTTTTCTAGTCTCCCTTAGATTCTCTCGCATTCAAAACAACTCAtccagttctcatctggtatgaGTTAGCTAGGGTTCACGATGTAAACGCAAAAAactttgaattgtatatattcaaaatttaaagtGTATCGGTTACAATGAATTATAATGAAGTATGTATCAAACGAGAAGGGTACAATCTCTGGATATaagaagtcctctgattctctactagaagtatgtCGATTGGAAGTGTGCCAAATTCGGAGTATGTCAAAttggaagtatgccgagttcagagtatgctaaactggaagtatgccgagttcggAGTATGAAGTGTTCCTtgctgaagggcctccggagtAAAGCGAAGTTGAGTTAAGTATCTTGTTCGAGTTCGGAGTATGAAGTGTTCCTTGCTGAAGGGCCTCTGGAGTTAAGCGGAGTTAAGCATCTTGTTCTTCAATGAAGGGCTTATATGCAGCttgttcttcaaagaagggTTTTCggtattcaaaaatatattgcaGGGGTATGCAGATCTTCCAAACTCCCTTTCTTCTAAAATgaaaccactatttatagtggtgaggATGTAGAGAAAATCTAACCTATCTTTTGGAAAttctcaatttaatttaaatatttgaattaaatatgagaAACGTATCGAGACACCATCACGTCCaatttcatgattttatattATCTTCAAACCAATTTATAATATTCACATCTTCCCAAAATTATATAATCCTCATATATTCTTGATGGGCCAAAGCAAAGTCAAAACCCATCAATTTAAGCAGCTCAATTGATCCAATAGTCtggtccaactcaattaaaATATTCCTTCAATTTGAACCTGCAATCCAACAGAcaattaactcttaattaattaattagactaattaattatttattgggtCATTTAATCAACCtaactaaataaattaattaattaaagcaataaatttaataactaaTTATCCATCACGGCCAATGacatcatttaaattttttatgctTACACACGATAATTAATATAAGTTAGATAGGGCGGCAGAAATTCCGATCGGTACGGCGGGGTGCGGCGTTTTGCGACAGGTTCTGGATGTACTGGATAGCATGTTCTTGAGAGGATGCTATCTGTTGTTCGACACAATTAACTCTTACGTGTGGAACTCCTAAGCGCCATGCGTGATGGAGAAGCCATTCTgcaattgtaaaataaaaaaaaataaaaaatctcaatTTGAGTTTTAAGATTGATTGTATATATCTAACAATTAACAATGTCAAACACATTatgctcaaatgacatgtagtgatttttctatatgggaggtcatgacaTCAAGTCTGAGTGGAGACGAATTTACCATAATAGGGCCActtgtattcaaaaaacaaGTAACAATGATTCTAATTCTCCTTTTTCCAAATCGGAGGGGCCAAATTATCTGACACACTTTGCATGTCCTTGGCTAAGAGATCCTTTAACTTGTCTAGAAGTTCCTCAATTCTCGTCGTTCTCCAATTGCTAACATGACCCAAGTTAGCAAGAAATTAAAGTCAACGCACCAATTCCCCTCCCTCAAGATGTGGGACCTATCTAAGTAGTGTTCTACAATCCAAGAGTAACGACCCCGCTTCGGCATTTATCTctaaacaaatatattaaatgtgTGCATTCTATGGCGCGGTGGCCCCACCACAGGAGTTTAAACCTATGACCACTTATTTGAAATAGTAATCAGGATGCCAATCACACTACATGCATGATAGTTAGCATTTTGATTCAAATTTACTTCCAAATAAATGcattatttttactaaaacctATTTCAACTAGTACTAAATATTTCATTCCAATTCTTATATTTGAACTAGATGCCCCTAAATCCTACAAGCACAATAAAGCATATATAGTAAAAGACTTTCAAAGTCAagagaattgaaaaataaaaatcccaATGAGAGCAGACGGAGCAGTTAATTAACCATCTCCATCACATACACTATATAGAAAGCAGGACTGGCTAAAAGAAATATGcagacaaaatataaaaatattattttgactgAAAATGAAAGAATCAATCAAGTTGCTTATTGGCCTACACAGAACATTATAATGGGGGTTCCTCTGGTTGAAATTGCTCAATCCCATGAGAGGGATAGAAGAATAGTTCCAAGTTTTTGGATTATATTAGAACATGAAAGCAGACAAGGCACTACTGCAGGAACAATTAATCCATGAAGAGAAAGCAACCAAAAAATGCACTGATTCAATCCTATCTTGTCCCATGCATGAACGACCCctaatatatacaaaaataaaaactacaaatacaaaatcCCAGAGTCAATTCCACTAAAATTCtcttgaatattttattattattattattatt
This region of Ipomoea triloba cultivar NCNSP0323 chromosome 15, ASM357664v1 genomic DNA includes:
- the LOC116006418 gene encoding uncharacterized protein LOC116006418; this translates as MTKKKRVHFLLAIVAIYGLSTAAEKCREMVGREAASKSGQFSIMNCLDGGTGTVACIVKEGVKTYVYSIKSTHVEIASHLAKEGALAEAISQGKTAKDATKEAQKAAAKAAKVATRQAEHILGPIVSSGWDLFEAFYFGGTIAEGTLRCSGTLVGTYLVGFLGEKSYGRVGYFVGSMLGSWGGGKVGLMIYDLVNGVEYILQSLQLKKPQQQHYRRPAGHEEL